ATCTTTGCCGTCGCAACCGGCATCGAAGAGCACAACAACTATGCCCAGGACTTTATCGGCGCGTGTGAAGACATCAAGCGCGAACTTCCCCATGCAATGATCTCTGGTGGTGTGTCGAACGTGTCGTTCTCGTTCCGTGGTAACGACCCGGTGCGCGAAGCGATTCACGCCGTGTTCTTGTATTACGCGATTCGTAACGGCATGGATATGGGTATCGTCAACGCCGGGCAACTGGCGATTTATGATGACTTATCGGATGAACTGCGTGACGCCGTCGAAGACGTCATCTTAAACCGCCGCGATGATGGCACTGAACGTTTGCTGGATCTGGCAGAAAAATATCGTGGCTCCAAAAGCGATGATGGCGCAAATGCCCAGCAGGCGGAATGGCGTACCTGGGATGTGAAAAAACGTCTTGAATACTCGTTGGTAAAAGGTATCACCGAGTTTATCGAGCTGGATACCGAAGAAGCCCGTCAGCAGGCGACGCGCCCGATTGAAGTGATCGAAGGGCCGCTGATGGATGGTATGAACGTGGTCGGCGACCTGTTTGGCGAAGGGAAAATGTTCCTCCCGCAGGTGGTGAAATCCGCCCGCGTAATGAAGCAGGCAGTGGCATACCTCGAACCGTACATCGAAGCCAGCAAAGAAAAAGGCTCTACCAACGGTAAAATCGTGCTTGCCACGGTAAAAGGCGATGTGCACGACATCGGGAAAAACATCGTTGGCGTGGTGCTGCAATGTAACAACTATGAAATTATCGACCTCGGCGTAATGGTGCCAACCGAGAAGATTTTGAAAACCGCACGTGAAGTGGGGGCGGATATTATCGGCCTGTCCGGCCTGATTACCCCGTCGCTCGATGAAATGGTTAACGTCGCCAAAGAGATGGAGCGCCAGGGCTTTACGCTGCCGCTGCTGATTGGCGGGGCAACGACATCCAAAGCGCACACGGCGGTGAAAATCGAGCAGAACTACAGCGGCCCAACGGTTTATGTGCAGAACGCCTCGCGCACCGTAGGCGTGGTTGCGGCGCTGCTTTCTCCGACCCAGCATGATGAATTTGTCGAACGCACGCGTAAAGAGTACGTCACTGTACGTACTCAGCATGGCCGTAAAAAACCGCGTACTCCCCCGGTTACATTGCAAGCCGCGCGTGAAAACGACCTGGCATTTGACTGGGCAAGCTATACACCGCCTGTTCCACATCGCCCAGGTGTGCAGGAAGTCACCGCCAGCATCGAAACGCTGCGTAACTACATCGACTGGACGCCGTTCTTTATGACCTGGTCGCTGGCCGGGAAATATCCGCGCATTCTTGAAGATGAAGTGGTTGGCGAAGAAGCGCAGCGTCTGTTCAAAGACGCCAACGATATGCTCGATAAACTGCATGCGGAAAAATTACTCACCCCGCGTGGCGTAGTCGGTATCTTCCCGGCAAACCGTGTGGATGACGATATCGAAATCTATCGCGACGAATCTCGTACCCATGTGCGGACCGTCGCGCATCATCTGCGTCAGCAAACGGAAAAAGTCGGTTTTGCTAACTACTGTCTGGCCGATTTTGTTGCGCCGAAACACAGCGGCAAAGCGGATTACCTCGGCGCATTTGCGGTAACCGGTGGTTTAGAGGAAGACACGTTAGCCGAGGCTTTCGACGCACAGCACGATGATTACAACAAGATCATGGTGAAAGCGATTTCCGACCGTCTGGCGGAAGCCTTTGCGGAATACCTGCACGAACGTGTGCGCAAAGTCTATTGGGGTTATGCACCAACGGAAAACCTCAGTAACGAAGAGCTTATTCGTGAAAACTACCAGGGGATTCGCCCGGCACCGGGTTACCCGGCCTGCCCGGAACACACCGAAAAATCGACTATCTGGGAACTGCTGGACGTGGAAAATGTGATCGGTATGAAGCTCACAGAATCCTACGCGATGTGGCCTGGGGCGTCCGTTTCCGGCTGGTATTTCAGCCACCCAGACAGCAAATACTACGCTGTGGCGCAGATTCAGCGTGACCAGGTGGAAGATTATGCGCGTCGTAAAGGGATGGCGGTTACCGACGTTGAACGCTGGTTAGCACCGAATTTGGGCTACGACGCGGATTAACCTCTAATTGGGTGGATGACGCTTTCGCTTATCCACCCAACAACACCGATTCCGTAAGTCGGGTAAGCATCAACGCCACCCGACAAAACCTTCCCTCGCACCCTATTACCGCTAATCCATATATACTGGAAAGAGAAGGAATTTCTTCACTCAAACTAACCAGGAGAAAGAGTGCTTACCTTATTGCATCTGCTTTCTGCGGTGGCGTTACTGGTATGGGGTACGCATATTGTGCGTACCGGCATCATGCGTGTTTATGGTGCCAATCTCCGTAGTGTGCTCAGCCGCAGCGTTGAAAAAAAACCGTTCGCCTTTTGTGCGGGCATCGGTGTAACCGCGCTGGTGCAAAGCAGCAATGCCACCACCATGCTGGTGACCTCTTTTGTTGCTCAAGACCTTGTGGCGCTCACACCCGCGCTGGTAATTGTGCTGGGGGCGGATGTGGGTACTGCGCTGATGGCGCGAATCCTGACCTTTGATCTTTCCTGGCTTTCACCGCTTCTGATCTTTATCGGCGTTATTTTCTTCCTGAGCCGCAAGCAAACGCGTGCCGGGCAACTCGGGCGAGTCGGCATCGGCCTTGGGCTTATTTTGCTGGCGCTAGAGTTGATTGTTGCCGCCGTTACGCCGATTACGCAGGCCTCCGGCGTACAGGTGATTTTCGCCTCGCTAACCGGCGATATCATGCTTGATGCGTTAATTGGGGCGATGTTTGCCATCATCAGCTATTCAAGCCTGGCGGCCGTATTGCTGACGGCGACGCTGACGTCTGCGGGAATCATCTCGTTTGATGTCGCCCTATGTCTGGTGATTGGTGCCAACCTCGGCTCAGGCCTACTGGCCATGATCAACAACAGCACGGCTAACGCTGCTGCGCGCCGCGTCGCACTTGGCAGTTTGCTGTTTAAGCTGGTGGGCGGGGTGATTGTGCTGCCGTTCGTCCATCTTCTGGCCGATGCGATGCAAAAACTTTCGCAGCCGGAATCCGAGCTGGTTATCTATTTCCACGTCTTCTACAACTTGATTCGCTGCCTGGCGATGGTGCCATTTGCGGGGGCGATGGCACGATTCTGCCGCCGCGTGATCAGCGAAACGCCGGAAATTGATGCTCGTATGAAGCCAAAACATCTGGACGTCACCGCGCTTGATACCCCGGCTCTTGGGCTGTCCAATGCGGCGCGTGAAACGTTACGCATGGGTGATGTCCTGGAGCAAATGCTGGAGACCTGGAGCAAAGTCATGCACGGCGAGCCGCGCCAGGAAAAAGAGCTGCGCAAGCTGGCCGATGATGTGGATGTGCTCTATACCGCGATAAAACTGTATATGGCGCAGATGCAGAAAGAGGAACTGGCGGAAGTCGAATCGCGCCGTTGGGCTGAAATCATTGAGATGTCCCTTAACCTCGAACAGGCCGCTGATATTCTCGAGCGTATGGGCAGTGAAGTCGCTGATAAATCGCTGGCCGCGCGGCGGGCATTCTCGCCAGATGGGCTCAAAGAGCTGGATATTCTGCTTCAGCAATTAACCAGTAATCTGAAGCTCAGCCTGTCGGTATTTTTCTCAGCCGACGTCAACAGCGCCCGCCGTTTACGCCGTAATAAACACCGGTTCCGCATCCTGAATCGACGTTTCTCCCACGCGCATGTGGATCGCCTTCATCAGCAAAACGTCCAGAGTATTGAAACCAGCTCGCTTCACCTCGGTTTGCTTGGCGATATGAAGCGCCTGAACTCTCTGTTCTGCGCGGTCGCCTATAGCGTGCTTGAACAGCCGGATGATGACGAGCGCGACGAGTATTAACCTCTCAGGCACTTTCAAAATTGAAGGTGCCTTGCTCTGAATGGCCGCGATGCTGTTCAGGTAGGAAAACGAGAAGGGAAAATATTCGTTCAATGGACGACTTAACAAGAGGCACGATTTGAATCTGGAAAGTAGGCCGCAACGTCATTTAACGTTCTGCGAAACGCCTCCAGATAATCCGACAATGTCTCTCCTTCTTGTTCGCATCGACTCTCAGGTAGGGTATATTCCAGGTTTTACGGAGGAACCATGCTGACCAACTCATCTATACGTCTGAACAAATACATTAGCGAGAGCGGTATCTGCTCCCGTCGTGATGCCGATCGTTACATCGAACAGGGAAATGTTTTTATCAACGGCAAACGCGCCGCGATTGGCGATCAGGTATTTGCCGGAGATGTGGTGAAGGTCAACGGTCAGTTAATCGAACCCCGTGACGAAGATGATCTGGTGCTTATCGCGCTGAACAAACCTGTGGGGATCGTCAGCACCACTGAAGACGGTGAAAGAGACAACATCGTTGATTTTGTGAATCACAGCAAACGCGTTTTCCCCATTGGGCGATTAGATAAAGACTCTCAGGGGCTCATTTTTCTTACCAACCACGGTGACCTGGTAAACAAGATCCTGCGTGCCGGGAATGACCACGAAAAAGAATATATCGTTACGGTCAACAAACCGGTCACCGACGAATTTATTCGCGGTATGGGCGCGGGCGTGCCGATGCTGGGCACGATAACCAAAAAGTGCAAAGTGAAGAAAGAAGCCCCGTTTGTGTTCCGCATTACGCTGGTGCAAGGGCTTAACCGTCAGATTCGCCGCATGTGCGAACATTTTGGCTATGAAGTGACGAAGTTAGAGCGTACTCGCATCATGAATGTCAGCATGAAAGGGCTGCCGCTGGGCGAATGGCGGGATTTAACCGACGATGAATTAATTGAGTTGTTTAAATTAATTGAGAATTCTTCTTCCGAGGCCAAACCTGCGAAGAAACCAAAGGCAAAACCTGCCGCGGTGAACGCTGTGAAAAAACCGGTGGTTAGCGGGCCGAAGAGTACGGCTAAAACCCCGGCGGAGCTTGCATCACGCAAACGCTTTGCCCAGCCAGGGCGCAAGAAAAAGGGACGCTAAGTTAGCGTTTCCCACGGGAGTGGTTGTTTGCAGACCAGGAATAGGTTGCAGACGTATCCGGTTTTAATGCTTTTTGCTTTTTAATCTGGCGGACTTTTTTAGCCGCCAACTCACGTTCTGCTATCAGTTGGTCGATATAGGTTTTTTTAACGTGGTTGATTTCTGAGTTTGTCAGGGGGCGACCATGGGCGATGCGTGCGCGGTCGAGTCGCGTTTTCAGTTCGCGCTGCTCGGCTTCGGTCATATCTTGCTGTGTCAGTCTTGATGTGGACATCGTTGCGGCCTCTTAAGAAGTGGCCTCCAGTGTAAAGCAAAGTGCCCGCCAGCTCAGTAAAAATCACCTTCTCGCAGCAAAGTTACCCTTAATACATGAATGAAATACCCTTTGGGTTATCGCCTGAAACGAAAAATGCCGGAAATAAGTCCGGCATTTGTATTCATTGCATGAGTAGAAACTTTTACTCAAACAGATTGTGATGAAGTTTCTGCACCACTTTTTCTGCGTCATCCCCAGGTACCAGGAAGCACAGGTTATAGCTGGATGCGCCGTAGCAAATCATGCGGATGTTGAACGGGTCAAGCACGCCAAACACCTCTTTACCCACGCCGCAGGCCTTGGATAATTTGTTACCGATGATAGCCACCAGCGCCAGGTTCTCTTCCACTTCTACGCGGCAAAGCGAGGAAAGCTCGGTCAGCAAAGATGTGGTCAGCAGGCTGTCATCTGTAGACGTTACGCAGGTGGTATCCAGCGTCAGGGCAATACTGACTTCAGATGTGGTAATCAGATCTACGGAGACGTTGTGATGCGCCAGAATATTAAAGACTTCCGCAAGGAAACCGTGGGAGTGAAGCATACTCAGGCTATGCAGCGTCACCAGGGTTTGTTTGCGGCGCACGGTCAGAGCGCGGAATAACGGC
This genomic window from Buttiauxella gaviniae contains:
- the metH gene encoding methionine synthase produces the protein MSNKLEKLHQQLKERILVLDGGMGTMIQSYRLDESDFRGERFADWPCDLKGNNDLLVLSKPEIIAAIHYAYFEAGADIVETNTFNSTTIAMADYQMESLSAEINYEAAKLARACADEWTARTPEKPRYVAGVLGPTNRTASISPDVNDPAFRNVTFDQLVEAYRESTRALVEGGSDLIMIETVFDTLNAKAAIFAVKTEFEALGVELPIMISGTITDASGRTLSGQTTEAFYNSLRHADALTFGLNCALGPDELRQYVAELSRIADCYVTAHPNAGLPNAFGEYDLDADEMARQIGEWAQAGFLNIIGGCCGTTPAHIAAMSKAVEGVAPRQVPELPVACRLAGLEPLNIGADSLFVNVGERTNVTGSAKFKRLIKEDKYNEALEVALQQVESGAQIIDINMDEGMLDAEAAMVRFLNLIAGEPDIARVPIMIDSSKWDVIEKGLKCIQGKGIVNSISMKEGIEPFIHHAKLVRRYGAAMVVMAFDEVGQADTRERKIEICRRAYKILTEEVGFPPEDIIFDPNIFAVATGIEEHNNYAQDFIGACEDIKRELPHAMISGGVSNVSFSFRGNDPVREAIHAVFLYYAIRNGMDMGIVNAGQLAIYDDLSDELRDAVEDVILNRRDDGTERLLDLAEKYRGSKSDDGANAQQAEWRTWDVKKRLEYSLVKGITEFIELDTEEARQQATRPIEVIEGPLMDGMNVVGDLFGEGKMFLPQVVKSARVMKQAVAYLEPYIEASKEKGSTNGKIVLATVKGDVHDIGKNIVGVVLQCNNYEIIDLGVMVPTEKILKTAREVGADIIGLSGLITPSLDEMVNVAKEMERQGFTLPLLIGGATTSKAHTAVKIEQNYSGPTVYVQNASRTVGVVAALLSPTQHDEFVERTRKEYVTVRTQHGRKKPRTPPVTLQAARENDLAFDWASYTPPVPHRPGVQEVTASIETLRNYIDWTPFFMTWSLAGKYPRILEDEVVGEEAQRLFKDANDMLDKLHAEKLLTPRGVVGIFPANRVDDDIEIYRDESRTHVRTVAHHLRQQTEKVGFANYCLADFVAPKHSGKADYLGAFAVTGGLEEDTLAEAFDAQHDDYNKIMVKAISDRLAEAFAEYLHERVRKVYWGYAPTENLSNEELIRENYQGIRPAPGYPACPEHTEKSTIWELLDVENVIGMKLTESYAMWPGASVSGWYFSHPDSKYYAVAQIQRDQVEDYARRKGMAVTDVERWLAPNLGYDAD
- a CDS encoding Na/Pi cotransporter family protein; its protein translation is MLTLLHLLSAVALLVWGTHIVRTGIMRVYGANLRSVLSRSVEKKPFAFCAGIGVTALVQSSNATTMLVTSFVAQDLVALTPALVIVLGADVGTALMARILTFDLSWLSPLLIFIGVIFFLSRKQTRAGQLGRVGIGLGLILLALELIVAAVTPITQASGVQVIFASLTGDIMLDALIGAMFAIISYSSLAAVLLTATLTSAGIISFDVALCLVIGANLGSGLLAMINNSTANAAARRVALGSLLFKLVGGVIVLPFVHLLADAMQKLSQPESELVIYFHVFYNLIRCLAMVPFAGAMARFCRRVISETPEIDARMKPKHLDVTALDTPALGLSNAARETLRMGDVLEQMLETWSKVMHGEPRQEKELRKLADDVDVLYTAIKLYMAQMQKEELAEVESRRWAEIIEMSLNLEQAADILERMGSEVADKSLAARRAFSPDGLKELDILLQQLTSNLKLSLSVFFSADVNSARRLRRNKHRFRILNRRFSHAHVDRLHQQNVQSIETSSLHLGLLGDMKRLNSLFCAVAYSVLEQPDDDERDEY
- the rluF gene encoding 23S rRNA pseudouridine(2604) synthase RluF is translated as MLTNSSIRLNKYISESGICSRRDADRYIEQGNVFINGKRAAIGDQVFAGDVVKVNGQLIEPRDEDDLVLIALNKPVGIVSTTEDGERDNIVDFVNHSKRVFPIGRLDKDSQGLIFLTNHGDLVNKILRAGNDHEKEYIVTVNKPVTDEFIRGMGAGVPMLGTITKKCKVKKEAPFVFRITLVQGLNRQIRRMCEHFGYEVTKLERTRIMNVSMKGLPLGEWRDLTDDELIELFKLIENSSSEAKPAKKPKAKPAAVNAVKKPVVSGPKSTAKTPAELASRKRFAQPGRKKKGR
- a CDS encoding DUF3811 domain-containing protein, with the translated sequence MSTSRLTQQDMTEAEQRELKTRLDRARIAHGRPLTNSEINHVKKTYIDQLIAERELAAKKVRQIKKQKALKPDTSATYSWSANNHSRGKR